The Paenibacillus dendritiformis region CGATCGAGCGTGAGGGGGAAGAGTACGTCGTGACCGGGCGCAAATGGTGGTCTTCCGGGGCGGGCGATCCACGCTGCAAGGTGGCGATCGTGATGGGGAAGACCGATCCGGGCGCGCCACGCCATGAGCAGCAGTCGATGATTCTGGTGCCGATGGATGCGCCCGGCGTTCGGGTCCGCCGCATGCTTCCCGTGTTCGGCTATGATCATGCGCCGCACGGGCATGCCGAGATCGAATATGATCGCGTTCGCGTGCCGGCGGACTCGATGCTGTGGGAAGCGGGCAAAGGATTCGCGATCGCGCAGGGGCGGCTCGGCCCCGGACGCATCCATCATTGCATGCGGCTCATCGGGGCGGCAGAACGGGCGCTCGAACAGTTGTGCAAGCGCGTGCGGCGGCGCACGGCCTTCGGCAAGACGCTCGCTCGGCAGGGCGTCGTTCAGGAGTGGATTGCCGCCTCGCGAATCGAGATCGAGCAGGCGCGCCTGCTGACGCTGAAGGCGGCCTATATGATGGACACGGTCGGCAACAAGGCCGCCAAGGCGGAGATTGCGATGATCAAGGTCGTCGCGCCCAATATGGCGCTGCGGGTGCTGGACCGGGCCATTCAGGCGCTGGGCGCCGCGGGGGTCAGCGAGGACTTCCCGCTCGCCTCGCATTGGGCCAATGCGAGAACGCTGCGTCTGGCGGACGGCCCGGATGAAGTGCATCAAGCGGCTATCGCCAAGCTGGAGCTTCGCAAATACGACGATAAATGAAAACGGTCGCGAGGTAAGTGCCAATGAATTTCTGCTATCCAGAAGGGGGAGACAGGAATGAATGTCAGGCAGTTATTCGACTTGACGGGCAAGACGGCGATCATCACCGGCGGCGGCCGCGGGCTTGGGGCACAGATTGCGCAAGGGCTGGCGGAAGCCGGGGCCAATCTGGTCCTGTGCTCCCGGAAGGAGGAAGCGTGCCGGGAGACGGCTGTTCGCATCGAGCGGGATACGGGCGTGAGATGCCATGCGATGGCATGCGACGTCAGACGCCCGGACGAGGTGCGGCGGGTGGCGGAGCGAACGGCGGAGATCTATGGCCGCATCGACATTTTGGTCAACAACAGCGGGGCCTCCTGGGGTGCGCCCGCTGTTGAGATGCCGCTCGAAGCGTGGAACAAGGTGATGGATATTAACGTGACGGGGACATTCCTCATGTCGCAGGCGGTCGGCCGGATGATGATCGGGCAGGGCGGAGGCACAATCATCAACATCGCTTCCGTAGCCGGCCTGAGCGGAACCGATCCGCAGTGGCTCGATGCCGTCGGCTACAGCGCGAGCAAAGGAGCGGTCATCGCGTTGACGAGGGATCTGGCGGTCAAATGGGGCAAGCATCAGATTCGCGTCAATGCAATTGCGCCCGGATTTTTCCCGACCAAGATGACTCGGGAGGTGCTCCATCATGGAAGCGAGCAGATCCTCCGTCTTACTCCGCTCGGGCGGCTCGGCTCGGACAGCGATCTCAAGGGGAGCGCCGTATTTCTGGCGTCTGACGCTTCCAATTACATGACCGGAGCGGTGCTGGCCGTGGATGGGGGCATGTCGGCCATGTAGCGCCGAGGTCGCGCTGA contains the following coding sequences:
- a CDS encoding acyl-CoA dehydrogenase family protein; this translates as MHFDYSEKVKSLQRTLLEFMDEVVYPNEKTYEEQLQQAGSRWTVPSVMEEMKEQARRAGLWNLFLPDEEYGAGLTNLEYAPLCEIMGRSLIAPEVFNCSAPDTGNMEVLVRYGTREQKDKWLLPLLDGKIRSCFSMTEPDVASSDATNIEATIEREGEEYVVTGRKWWSSGAGDPRCKVAIVMGKTDPGAPRHEQQSMILVPMDAPGVRVRRMLPVFGYDHAPHGHAEIEYDRVRVPADSMLWEAGKGFAIAQGRLGPGRIHHCMRLIGAAERALEQLCKRVRRRTAFGKTLARQGVVQEWIAASRIEIEQARLLTLKAAYMMDTVGNKAAKAEIAMIKVVAPNMALRVLDRAIQALGAAGVSEDFPLASHWANARTLRLADGPDEVHQAAIAKLELRKYDDK
- a CDS encoding SDR family oxidoreductase encodes the protein MNVRQLFDLTGKTAIITGGGRGLGAQIAQGLAEAGANLVLCSRKEEACRETAVRIERDTGVRCHAMACDVRRPDEVRRVAERTAEIYGRIDILVNNSGASWGAPAVEMPLEAWNKVMDINVTGTFLMSQAVGRMMIGQGGGTIINIASVAGLSGTDPQWLDAVGYSASKGAVIALTRDLAVKWGKHQIRVNAIAPGFFPTKMTREVLHHGSEQILRLTPLGRLGSDSDLKGSAVFLASDASNYMTGAVLAVDGGMSAM